A window of Brachybacterium fresconis contains these coding sequences:
- a CDS encoding ECF transporter S component, translated as MTRFRTLDLLVTVLIGAAFGVAFLGYGQLYTLIGPLTAAFKPAEGLLAGIWFLPAVLAALIVRKPGAALLAEMIAAVVSMLLGSQWGWGTAVSGLMQGGGVELVFLLTRYRRFTLPVAVLGGMASALLEWGWEKIAYYPEMSWPYSLTMLAFFLLSGAVLAGGLGWAASRALAATGAVDSLPAGREHVRATEA; from the coding sequence ATGACACGCTTTCGCACTCTCGACCTGCTGGTCACCGTGCTGATCGGAGCGGCCTTCGGGGTCGCGTTCCTGGGCTACGGGCAGCTGTACACCCTGATCGGGCCGCTGACGGCGGCGTTCAAGCCCGCCGAGGGCCTGCTCGCCGGGATCTGGTTCCTGCCGGCCGTGCTGGCGGCCCTGATCGTCCGCAAGCCGGGTGCCGCCCTGCTCGCCGAGATGATCGCCGCGGTCGTCTCGATGCTGCTGGGCAGCCAATGGGGCTGGGGCACCGCCGTCTCCGGGCTGATGCAGGGCGGCGGGGTCGAGCTGGTCTTCCTGCTGACCCGCTACCGCCGTTTCACCCTGCCCGTCGCGGTCCTCGGCGGCATGGCCTCCGCCCTGCTGGAATGGGGGTGGGAGAAGATCGCCTACTACCCGGAGATGAGCTGGCCGTACTCGCTGACGATGCTGGCGTTCTTCCTCCTCTCCGGTGCTGTGCTGGCCGGGGGCCTGGGCTGGGCCGCCTCCCGCGCGCTGGCGGCCACCGGTGCCGTCGACTCGCTGCCGGCGGGACGTGAGCATGTCCGCGCCACCGAGGCCTGA
- a CDS encoding GNAT family N-acetyltransferase, giving the protein MPEPVTDSDEVLRRAPVAEIDPRTLYLLAKLRQDVFALEQGATDPDLDGRDLDPTTTLVWFEVPGAEATAAGLQREPAAHTRVLREADGTVRIGRVAVRAADRRRGLGGRVMRASIDLARALDEQAEIHVDAQAYLEQWYQGLGFETVGAPFDEAGIEHVPMLLRPGRG; this is encoded by the coding sequence ATGCCTGAGCCCGTGACCGACTCCGACGAGGTGCTGCGACGCGCCCCCGTCGCCGAGATCGACCCCCGCACCCTGTACCTGCTCGCCAAGCTCCGCCAGGACGTCTTCGCGCTCGAGCAGGGCGCCACCGACCCGGATCTGGACGGGCGCGACCTCGACCCGACCACCACGCTGGTGTGGTTCGAGGTGCCCGGCGCGGAGGCCACGGCCGCGGGTCTTCAGCGCGAACCCGCCGCCCACACGCGGGTGCTGCGCGAGGCCGACGGCACCGTGCGCATCGGCCGGGTCGCCGTGCGCGCGGCGGACCGCCGACGGGGCCTGGGCGGGCGCGTGATGCGGGCGAGCATCGATCTGGCCCGCGCGCTCGATGAGCAGGCGGAGATCCACGTCGACGCCCAGGCCTACCTCGAGCAGTGGTACCAGGGGCTCGGCTTCGAGACGGTGGGCGCGCCGTTCGACGAGGCCGGGATCGAGCACGTGCCGATGCTGCTGCGCCCCGGGCGAGGCTGA
- a CDS encoding Fpg/Nei family DNA glycosylase yields the protein MPEGHTVHRLAAAFERGFGGQRVATSSPQGRFSDAAALEGMVLLGAEAVGKHLFLQLAPSADVDPGSPVVRHVHIHLGLYGSWTFAGDPGFAEAHAIGAPRLRVGETEESLATDEAVGTAHWRRLVPRPTVRLRIAGPCGLADLTGPATCEVLDAPGRQAVLDRLGPDPLRPDPDGTGRRRFVDRVRRSRTAIGVQLMNQQVIAGIGNIYRAEALFRARLDPFVPGVDLSRPLLEDLWEDLVALLAYGARTGRIVTTEPEHRDLEARIIERSRGTRQNGDGDADVVPREKSFYVYHRQSLPCRLCGAAVRSQDLAARAVFWCPACQRVRSRRASWTREHPAAAWALTP from the coding sequence ATGCCCGAGGGTCATACCGTCCACCGGCTCGCCGCGGCCTTCGAACGCGGCTTCGGCGGACAGCGGGTGGCCACCTCGAGCCCTCAGGGCCGCTTCTCCGACGCCGCCGCGCTGGAGGGGATGGTGCTGCTGGGCGCCGAGGCGGTCGGCAAGCATCTCTTCCTGCAGCTCGCCCCGTCGGCCGACGTCGATCCCGGCTCCCCGGTGGTGCGGCACGTCCACATCCACCTCGGCCTGTACGGCTCCTGGACCTTCGCCGGCGATCCCGGCTTCGCCGAAGCGCATGCGATCGGGGCCCCGCGCCTGCGCGTGGGCGAGACGGAGGAATCCCTGGCGACCGACGAGGCGGTCGGCACCGCGCACTGGCGCCGTCTGGTGCCGCGGCCGACGGTGCGACTGCGGATCGCCGGGCCGTGCGGGCTGGCCGACCTGACCGGGCCCGCCACCTGCGAGGTGCTCGACGCCCCCGGCCGCCAGGCGGTGCTGGACCGGCTGGGCCCGGACCCGCTGCGCCCCGACCCGGACGGGACCGGGCGACGACGCTTCGTCGACCGGGTGCGGCGCTCCCGCACCGCGATCGGCGTGCAGCTGATGAACCAGCAGGTGATCGCCGGGATCGGGAACATCTACCGGGCCGAAGCCCTGTTCCGCGCCCGGCTGGACCCTTTCGTGCCCGGCGTCGACCTCAGCAGGCCCCTGCTGGAGGACCTGTGGGAGGACCTGGTCGCGCTGCTGGCCTACGGCGCCCGCACCGGACGGATCGTGACCACCGAGCCCGAGCACCGCGACCTCGAGGCGCGGATCATCGAGCGCTCCCGCGGCACCCGCCAGAACGGCGACGGGGATGCCGACGTCGTCCCGCGGGAGAAGTCCTTCTACGTCTACCACCGCCAGAGCCTGCCCTGCCGTCTCTGCGGCGCCGCCGTGCGCTCGCAGGACCTGGCCGCCCGCGCCGTGTTCTGGTGCCCCGCCTGCCAGCGGGTGCGCAGCCGACGGGCGAGCTGGACCCGCGAGCACCCCGCCGCCGCCTGGGCGCTGACCCCGTGA
- a CDS encoding alpha/beta fold hydrolase, protein MRTEPEPPAATACGLLAVGDGHEIFWEESGAADGVPVVYLHGGPGSPLTPGYRRSVPTDRSRLLGLSQRGAGRSAPSAGSPGEVDLSANTTAHLVADLERLREHRGIEAWIVQGVSWGSTLALAYAQAHPERVLGVLLFAVTSTSRREVDWITEGVGALYPEAWDAFARLAEDHGGYDRHDRSPERLRLVESYRRMITSGDRDLEDAAVRVWMTWEDAHIGIGGGGPSGPHAGAAGDPVTEYERGVARLVTHYWAHDGFVADWAAPWGAAPGSGLLGGMDRLAGIPGALIHGRRDVSGPALTAWELHRAWPGSELMIIEDEGHGGPAMVEEWRRSLARMVDAATASDRYPDPHA, encoded by the coding sequence ATGCGCACAGAGCCCGAGCCGCCGGCCGCCACCGCCTGCGGCCTGCTCGCCGTCGGCGACGGCCACGAGATCTTCTGGGAGGAGAGCGGCGCCGCCGACGGCGTGCCCGTGGTGTACCTCCATGGCGGCCCCGGCAGCCCGCTGACCCCCGGGTACCGCCGCAGCGTCCCGACGGATCGCAGCCGGCTCCTCGGCCTGTCCCAGCGCGGGGCCGGGCGCTCCGCCCCGTCGGCCGGGAGTCCCGGGGAGGTGGATCTCTCGGCGAACACCACGGCGCACCTGGTCGCCGACCTCGAACGGCTCCGCGAGCACCGGGGGATCGAGGCGTGGATCGTCCAGGGCGTCTCCTGGGGCAGCACCCTGGCACTCGCCTACGCCCAGGCGCATCCCGAGCGGGTGCTCGGTGTGCTGCTGTTCGCCGTGACCAGCACCTCCCGTCGCGAGGTCGACTGGATCACCGAAGGGGTCGGAGCGCTGTATCCCGAGGCCTGGGACGCCTTCGCCCGCCTCGCCGAGGACCACGGCGGCTACGACCGCCACGACCGGTCGCCGGAGCGGCTGCGCCTGGTGGAGTCCTACCGGCGGATGATCACCTCCGGAGATCGGGACCTGGAGGACGCCGCCGTACGGGTCTGGATGACCTGGGAGGACGCGCACATCGGCATCGGCGGCGGAGGCCCCTCCGGCCCGCACGCCGGAGCCGCAGGAGACCCGGTCACGGAGTACGAGCGGGGCGTCGCCCGACTGGTCACCCACTACTGGGCCCACGACGGCTTCGTCGCCGACTGGGCCGCGCCGTGGGGCGCCGCGCCCGGCAGCGGGCTGCTCGGCGGGATGGATCGCCTCGCCGGGATCCCCGGGGCCCTGATCCACGGTCGGCGCGACGTCTCCGGGCCGGCGCTGACCGCCTGGGAGCTGCATCGAGCCTGGCCGGGCAGCGAGCTGATGATCATCGAGGACGAGGGCCACGGCGGCCCGGCCATGGTCGAGGAATGGCGGAGATCGCTGGCGCGGATGGTCGACGCGGCCACCGCGTCCGATCGGTACCCTGACCCTCATGCCTGA
- a CDS encoding ABC transporter ATP-binding protein produces the protein MSDLDWKRPLEDVLGEDATARRQLAEHAQLLPIAGAGPSLRFMAGKLREHWVAATATALVTIGGAVAAAILPRLIGAAVDVVASGGGTAADAWRLGGQILGVGLVQAVLAAAGWSMVSALGQRILAGMREDVIDRALDLPAQTMERTGIGDALSRVADDVDVAARAVNNLVPSLIQMGFYVLVTMIGMATLSPWLLILVGAVVPLYVIATVWYLRRTAPLYRRERIAMGARAQGLLSAIHGIPTVHAYGIERRETRHVAVLSETASVLNMRVMYLVGRLVGLINIPENLALALVLVLGFVMVHVAGAPIGVVTAAGIYLVSLFWPMMAVIFNLDEVQSAVASVSRMVGVITWIDPAASPGDGRPADASIRLAGVSHAYGTDADGVERTVLEPLDLDIAAGEVVSLVGASGAGKSTLAAILAGTLLPRHGRVLHGDVDLAAADIEAIRAHASIVSQDVHVFRGTLREDLLLAGPLATDDQLWAALRRVDAAAWAERLPRGLDTEVGEKGERLTAEQSQQLALARIALRDPAVLILDEATADEGSSGARVLERAALEVARGRTTIIVAHRLSQAMIADRILVMADGRVVEEGTHDQLVARGGDYARLWEAWSG, from the coding sequence ATGAGCGATCTCGACTGGAAGCGGCCGCTCGAGGACGTCCTCGGCGAGGACGCCACCGCTCGGCGCCAGCTCGCCGAGCACGCCCAGCTGCTGCCCATCGCCGGCGCCGGCCCCAGCCTCCGCTTCATGGCCGGCAAGCTCCGCGAGCACTGGGTCGCCGCGACGGCGACCGCGCTGGTCACCATCGGCGGTGCGGTCGCGGCGGCGATCCTGCCCCGGCTGATCGGAGCGGCGGTCGACGTGGTGGCCTCCGGCGGCGGCACCGCCGCGGACGCGTGGCGGCTGGGCGGTCAGATCCTGGGCGTCGGCCTCGTGCAGGCGGTGCTCGCCGCGGCCGGCTGGTCGATGGTCTCCGCCCTCGGCCAGCGGATCCTGGCGGGCATGCGCGAGGACGTCATCGACCGCGCCCTGGACCTGCCCGCGCAGACCATGGAGCGCACCGGCATCGGTGACGCCCTCTCGCGCGTGGCCGACGACGTGGACGTGGCCGCCCGGGCGGTGAACAACCTGGTGCCCTCGCTGATCCAGATGGGCTTCTACGTCCTGGTGACGATGATCGGGATGGCGACGCTGTCGCCGTGGCTGCTGATCCTGGTGGGCGCCGTGGTGCCGCTGTACGTGATCGCGACCGTCTGGTACCTGCGCCGCACGGCGCCCCTGTACCGCCGCGAGCGGATCGCGATGGGGGCGCGCGCCCAGGGCCTGCTGTCGGCGATCCACGGCATCCCCACCGTCCACGCCTATGGCATCGAGCGGCGCGAGACCCGGCACGTCGCGGTCCTCTCGGAGACCGCCTCGGTGCTGAACATGCGGGTGATGTACCTGGTGGGTCGCCTCGTCGGGCTGATCAACATCCCCGAGAACCTGGCGCTGGCGCTGGTGCTGGTGCTCGGCTTCGTGATGGTGCACGTGGCCGGCGCGCCGATCGGCGTGGTCACCGCGGCGGGCATCTATCTGGTCAGCCTGTTCTGGCCGATGATGGCGGTCATCTTCAACCTCGACGAGGTGCAGTCGGCGGTCGCCAGCGTCTCCCGCATGGTCGGGGTGATCACCTGGATCGACCCGGCGGCCTCCCCCGGCGACGGGCGTCCCGCAGATGCCTCGATCCGCCTGGCGGGCGTCTCCCACGCCTACGGCACCGACGCGGACGGCGTGGAGCGGACCGTGCTGGAGCCGTTGGACCTGGACATCGCCGCGGGCGAGGTGGTCTCCCTGGTGGGGGCCTCGGGTGCCGGCAAGTCGACGCTCGCCGCGATCCTCGCCGGGACCCTGCTGCCCCGCCACGGGCGGGTGCTGCACGGCGACGTCGACCTCGCGGCGGCGGACATCGAGGCGATCCGGGCGCACGCCTCGATCGTCAGCCAGGACGTCCACGTCTTCCGCGGCACCCTGCGCGAGGACCTGCTCCTGGCCGGGCCCCTGGCCACCGACGATCAGCTGTGGGCGGCACTGCGCCGGGTCGACGCCGCGGCCTGGGCCGAGCGCCTCCCGCGCGGTCTGGACACCGAGGTCGGGGAGAAGGGCGAACGGCTCACCGCCGAGCAGTCCCAGCAGCTGGCGCTCGCCCGCATCGCGCTGCGGGACCCGGCGGTGCTGATCCTCGACGAGGCCACCGCCGACGAGGGCTCCTCCGGCGCCCGCGTGCTCGAGCGGGCCGCGCTCGAGGTCGCCCGCGGCCGCACCACGATCATCGTCGCCCATCGGCTCTCGCAGGCGATGATCGCCGACCGCATCCTGGTGATGGCCGACGGTCGCGTGGTCGAGGAGGGCACCCACGACCAGCTGGTGGCCCGCGGCGGTGACTACGCCCGGCTGTGGGAAGCATGGAGCGGTTGA
- a CDS encoding ankyrin repeat domain-containing protein — translation MNEDTQPQPTAAEDEAVIALATTMLEAARSGDAATLLSLVDQGAPVNLRDGGGNSALMLAAYHGHSELVRELAARGGDVDLANDRGQSPLAGVAFKGTVEVARTLLAAGADPHRGTPSALETARYFERTEIIALLEQTPPAEG, via the coding sequence GTGAACGAGGACACCCAGCCCCAGCCCACCGCCGCCGAGGACGAGGCCGTCATCGCGCTGGCGACCACGATGCTCGAGGCGGCTCGCAGCGGCGATGCGGCGACCCTGCTGTCGCTCGTCGACCAGGGCGCCCCGGTGAATCTGCGCGACGGCGGCGGCAACTCGGCGCTCATGCTCGCCGCCTATCACGGGCACTCGGAGCTGGTGCGCGAGCTCGCCGCCCGCGGCGGTGACGTGGACCTGGCCAATGACCGCGGGCAGTCCCCGCTGGCGGGGGTCGCCTTCAAGGGCACCGTGGAGGTCGCCCGCACCCTGCTCGCCGCGGGCGCCGACCCGCACCGGGGGACCCCGAGCGCCCTGGAGACCGCGCGGTACTTCGAGCGTACGGAGATCATCGCCCTGCTCGAGCAGACGCCGCCCGCCGAGGGCTGA
- a CDS encoding ATP-binding cassette domain-containing protein, with the protein MSAPPRPETTGELALSGLTWRPLTRAEPTIAGLDLAIPAGERVLLAGASGSGKSTVLRALAGLLDPETGQGTGVPGPPDRPGERGLLLQNPADALVAATIRRDVAFGPENAALSRPAIGQRVADALPAARVELDLERAPLETSGGQQQRIALAGALALRPDVLLLDEPTSMLDAATAEQVRSAILTAAGDRTLVLAEHRIEPWLPHVDRLVVLGPQARILLDVDAATALTEHRNALVAAGMLEGQDAADGPAPRMVAPEAAVVAALHGVTVPARGLTRPVDLTVRAGSLGVLTGPSGAGKTTLLRVLTAAGPPALGTAQRPAPSRLATVPQDPEHSFVAATVAEELRASPWADDEQLADQLLERADLVHLARANPHRLSGGEQRRVAIAAALAQKPDLLVLDEPTVGLDARRREAVLGLLEDAAARGCAVLAASHDPSLIARAGDRFDLAAPDPEAVPRSRPRRRIPADALNPLTLCLIGILAAIGSFAVQTWQGGLLALVPLVLLGPLAVRSLRGGLLRLVPIALSAASLAWTTALLGEAPALSGQAWLLGLKEAARIGVFVAPGVLALGSVAPTPLGDALGGRLHLPARPVAAGVLALVRVGHLGRQWEIITRTRIQRGLGSARSPQLLASATLALLVDTLRGAEQQALAMDARGFSGATDRTWAEPSEFGRADVLGALLALVLLVWPAVAEALVG; encoded by the coding sequence ATGTCCGCGCCACCGAGGCCTGAGACGACCGGGGAGCTCGCGCTCTCCGGCCTCACCTGGCGCCCCCTCACCCGCGCCGAGCCGACGATCGCCGGGCTGGACCTGGCGATCCCGGCCGGCGAGCGGGTGCTGCTGGCGGGCGCCAGCGGCAGCGGGAAGTCGACCGTGCTGCGGGCCCTGGCCGGCCTGCTCGACCCGGAGACCGGCCAGGGCACAGGGGTTCCGGGCCCGCCCGATCGGCCCGGGGAGCGTGGCCTGCTGCTGCAGAATCCCGCCGACGCCCTGGTCGCGGCGACGATCCGGCGGGATGTCGCCTTCGGTCCCGAGAACGCGGCCCTGTCCCGTCCCGCGATCGGGCAGCGAGTGGCCGATGCCCTGCCGGCGGCGCGGGTGGAGCTCGACCTCGAGCGGGCCCCGCTCGAGACCAGCGGCGGCCAGCAGCAGCGCATCGCCCTGGCCGGAGCTCTCGCGCTGAGGCCGGACGTGCTGCTGCTGGACGAGCCGACGAGCATGCTCGACGCGGCGACGGCCGAGCAGGTGCGCTCGGCGATCCTCACCGCCGCCGGGGATCGCACCCTGGTGCTCGCCGAGCACCGGATCGAGCCGTGGCTGCCCCACGTCGACCGGCTCGTCGTGCTGGGTCCGCAGGCCCGCATCCTGCTGGACGTCGACGCCGCCACCGCCCTGACCGAGCACCGGAACGCCCTGGTGGCGGCGGGGATGCTGGAGGGCCAGGACGCCGCGGACGGCCCCGCGCCGCGGATGGTCGCCCCGGAGGCCGCCGTGGTCGCGGCGCTGCACGGCGTCACGGTCCCTGCACGGGGGCTCACGCGCCCTGTCGACCTCACGGTCCGTGCGGGATCCCTGGGCGTCCTGACCGGTCCCAGCGGGGCCGGCAAGACCACGCTGCTGCGCGTGCTGACCGCGGCAGGCCCGCCCGCCCTCGGCACCGCGCAGCGTCCTGCCCCCTCCCGCCTCGCGACCGTGCCGCAGGATCCCGAGCACTCCTTCGTCGCCGCCACCGTGGCCGAGGAGCTGCGCGCCTCCCCCTGGGCCGACGACGAGCAACTGGCCGATCAGCTGCTCGAACGCGCCGATCTCGTCCACCTCGCCCGCGCCAACCCCCACCGTCTCTCCGGCGGCGAGCAGCGACGTGTCGCGATCGCCGCCGCGCTGGCCCAGAAGCCCGATCTGCTGGTGCTCGACGAGCCCACCGTCGGCCTCGATGCCCGCCGGCGCGAGGCCGTCCTGGGTCTGCTCGAGGACGCCGCCGCCCGCGGCTGCGCGGTGCTGGCCGCCTCCCACGATCCGTCCCTGATCGCCCGCGCCGGAGACCGGTTCGACCTGGCGGCGCCCGACCCCGAGGCGGTGCCTCGGTCCCGCCCGCGCCGCCGGATCCCGGCCGACGCCCTGAACCCGCTGACGCTGTGCCTGATCGGGATCCTCGCAGCGATCGGATCCTTCGCCGTCCAGACCTGGCAGGGCGGACTGCTCGCGCTGGTGCCGCTGGTGCTGCTCGGTCCGCTCGCCGTCCGCTCGCTGCGCGGCGGCCTGCTGCGCCTGGTGCCGATCGCGCTGTCGGCCGCCTCTCTCGCCTGGACCACGGCGCTGCTGGGCGAGGCCCCGGCGCTGTCCGGTCAGGCCTGGCTGCTGGGGCTGAAGGAGGCGGCCCGGATCGGCGTCTTCGTCGCCCCCGGGGTGCTGGCCCTGGGCAGCGTGGCTCCGACGCCCCTCGGGGATGCCCTCGGCGGACGGCTGCATCTGCCGGCGCGCCCCGTCGCCGCCGGGGTCCTCGCCCTGGTGCGGGTGGGGCATCTGGGCCGGCAGTGGGAGATCATCACCCGCACCCGGATCCAGCGCGGCCTGGGCTCGGCCCGCTCGCCGCAGCTGCTGGCGAGCGCGACCCTGGCCCTCCTGGTCGACACCCTGCGCGGCGCCGAGCAGCAGGCCCTGGCCATGGACGCCCGCGGCTTCTCCGGCGCCACGGACCGCACCTGGGCCGAGCCCAGCGAGTTCGGGCGCGCCGACGTGCTGGGGGCGCTGCTCGCCCTGGTGCTGCTGGTGTGGCCCGCCGTGGCGGAAGCACTGGTGGGGTGA
- a CDS encoding disulfide bond formation protein DsbA, with protein MSARPVELFVDPVCPYAWMASRWLLHAAAVRDIAPTFSVMSLSVLNEGREVDAGYRRMLDDSWGPARLAIAIHRREGAEAFSRWYTAWGERYHVGDQQDDRRAVAVAALEAVELPAELIGAYEPVAGDHIDEALRASHHGAISRVGEDVGTPVISFGEGTAYFGPVVSPAPRGEEAGLLLDALRTMSGIDGFYELKRTRTGGVDFR; from the coding sequence ATGAGCGCGCGTCCCGTCGAGCTGTTCGTCGACCCCGTCTGCCCCTATGCCTGGATGGCGAGCCGCTGGCTGCTGCACGCCGCGGCCGTCCGCGACATCGCCCCGACCTTCTCGGTGATGTCCCTGTCCGTGCTCAACGAGGGCCGCGAGGTCGACGCGGGCTACCGCCGGATGCTGGACGACTCCTGGGGCCCGGCGCGGCTGGCGATCGCCATCCACCGCCGCGAGGGCGCAGAGGCCTTCTCCCGCTGGTACACCGCGTGGGGCGAGCGCTACCACGTGGGTGATCAGCAGGATGACCGTCGGGCCGTCGCCGTCGCCGCCCTCGAGGCCGTCGAGCTGCCCGCCGAGCTGATCGGGGCCTACGAGCCCGTCGCCGGCGACCACATCGACGAGGCGCTGCGCGCCTCCCATCACGGAGCGATCTCCCGCGTCGGCGAGGACGTCGGAACCCCCGTCATCTCCTTCGGCGAGGGCACCGCGTACTTCGGCCCCGTCGTCTCCCCGGCTCCGCGGGGCGAGGAGGCCGGGCTGCTGCTCGATGCGCTGAGGACCATGTCCGGGATCGACGGCTTCTACGAGCTCAAGCGCACCCGCACCGGCGGCGTCGACTTCCGCTGA
- a CDS encoding ABC transporter ATP-binding protein, whose product MSDTSMLVEESTAAAPAPEPSTSAAKRRGVLASILRGHPRMLAIVLPLAVVSEAAEMALPILLGIIIDRGIVAGDLAVTLIGAAILIGMRLVGMLLWIYTFVESQKACMYQRHRLRVGLTGAVLDPRSRRIRRPAGEVLSIATSDADKASDVLDMMPWVVPSGLVIVGATVWMAWQDLSLGAAMGIGIAVMVLVVRVITPTLSRRYDDQQSEAAEAAATATDLVHGLRVLQGLGVQTRARALYRRRSRVALEAALVNARYSGISSGLTTLVTGAMLAAVVLIATIRGLQGELGIGALIAVVGVARQVMGSLQGLANMPVWWASMSTSARRVRDLFADLGRGVDDPALTLDALSTARDDRGDGAGAAQQRRSGAGGLHLPVYDLSVPDGAFVAVACSDVRDGDAIVDAVSGRIDAGARVGETAISPAERAGLRSDLLVEPHVVDLFDGTLREQLATRVPDGTATDGSDDGWADAALRAAGAEDMLRILPEGYDSRILDRGSNLSGGQRQRIALARAVAADTPVLVLQDPTTAVDAVTEQHIAEALVAARSRTDRATLVITRSPALLRAAGHVVHLRGSRIVAEGSHLDLMEHGDYREMVQR is encoded by the coding sequence GTGTCCGACACCTCGATGCTCGTGGAGGAATCCACGGCAGCCGCCCCTGCCCCCGAGCCCAGCACCTCCGCCGCGAAGCGCCGCGGGGTGCTGGCCTCGATCCTGCGCGGTCACCCGCGGATGCTCGCGATCGTGCTGCCCCTGGCGGTGGTCTCCGAGGCCGCCGAGATGGCCCTGCCGATCCTGCTGGGCATCATCATCGACCGCGGGATCGTCGCCGGGGACCTCGCGGTCACGCTGATCGGTGCGGCGATCCTCATCGGGATGCGCCTGGTGGGGATGCTGCTGTGGATCTACACCTTCGTCGAGAGCCAGAAGGCCTGCATGTATCAGCGCCACCGGCTGCGGGTCGGTCTCACCGGTGCCGTGCTCGACCCCCGCTCGCGCCGGATCCGCAGGCCGGCCGGCGAGGTGCTGTCGATCGCCACCTCCGACGCCGACAAGGCCTCCGACGTGCTGGACATGATGCCGTGGGTGGTCCCCTCGGGCCTGGTGATCGTGGGCGCGACGGTCTGGATGGCGTGGCAGGACCTCTCGCTAGGGGCCGCGATGGGGATCGGCATCGCGGTGATGGTGCTCGTGGTCCGGGTGATCACCCCCACCCTGTCCCGGCGCTACGACGACCAGCAGAGCGAGGCCGCCGAGGCCGCCGCCACCGCCACCGACCTGGTGCACGGGCTGCGCGTGCTGCAGGGGCTCGGGGTGCAGACCCGGGCCCGCGCCCTCTACCGCCGTCGCTCGCGGGTGGCTCTCGAGGCGGCGCTGGTCAACGCCCGCTACTCCGGCATCTCCTCGGGCCTGACCACGCTGGTGACCGGGGCGATGCTCGCCGCCGTAGTGCTGATCGCGACGATCCGCGGGCTGCAGGGCGAGCTCGGCATCGGGGCGCTGATCGCCGTGGTCGGCGTCGCCCGTCAGGTGATGGGCTCGCTGCAGGGTCTGGCGAACATGCCCGTGTGGTGGGCGAGCATGTCCACCTCGGCCCGGCGCGTGCGCGACCTGTTCGCCGACCTCGGGCGCGGGGTGGACGACCCCGCACTCACCCTCGACGCGCTGTCCACCGCGCGCGATGATCGCGGCGACGGGGCCGGTGCCGCCCAGCAGCGTCGGAGCGGGGCCGGCGGCCTGCACCTGCCCGTCTACGACCTGAGCGTGCCCGACGGCGCCTTCGTCGCTGTGGCCTGCTCGGACGTGCGCGACGGCGATGCTATCGTCGACGCCGTCAGCGGGCGGATCGACGCCGGTGCCCGCGTGGGCGAGACCGCGATCTCCCCGGCCGAGCGCGCGGGTCTGCGCTCCGACCTGCTGGTCGAGCCGCACGTGGTGGATCTCTTCGACGGCACCCTGCGCGAGCAGCTGGCCACCCGGGTCCCCGACGGCACGGCGACCGACGGCAGCGACGACGGCTGGGCGGATGCCGCCCTGCGCGCCGCGGGCGCGGAGGACATGCTGCGGATCCTGCCCGAGGGCTACGACTCGCGCATCCTGGATCGAGGCTCCAACCTCTCCGGCGGCCAGCGGCAGCGCATCGCGCTGGCCCGCGCCGTCGCGGCGGACACCCCGGTGCTGGTGCTGCAGGACCCGACCACCGCCGTGGACGCGGTGACCGAGCAGCACATCGCCGAGGCGCTGGTCGCGGCCCGGAGCCGCACCGACCGGGCGACCCTCGTGATCACCCGCTCCCCCGCCCTGCTGCGGGCCGCCGGCCACGTCGTGCATCTGCGCGGGAGTCGGATCGTCGCCGAGGGCAGCCATCTGGACCTCATGGAGCACGGCGACTACCGGGAGATGGTGCAGCGATGA
- a CDS encoding ribose-5-phosphate isomerase encodes MRVYIGTDHAGFELKNRLVTALQNKGHEVTDHGAHNYDALDDYPPFCTDVGEAVVASPGSFGVVIGGSGNGEQIAANKVTGVRAALVWNEDTARLARRHNDANVISVGARQHSEDELENLIDLFLAEPFTGEERHQRRIDLMARYEQTGGYGDPASPTAP; translated from the coding sequence ATGCGCGTGTACATCGGCACCGACCACGCCGGCTTCGAGCTGAAGAACCGCCTGGTCACGGCATTGCAGAACAAGGGCCACGAGGTCACCGACCACGGTGCCCACAACTATGACGCCCTCGACGACTACCCGCCGTTCTGCACCGATGTGGGCGAGGCCGTGGTGGCCTCCCCGGGCTCCTTCGGCGTGGTGATCGGCGGCTCCGGCAACGGCGAGCAGATCGCGGCGAACAAGGTGACGGGCGTGCGCGCCGCCCTGGTGTGGAACGAGGACACCGCTCGCCTCGCCCGCCGGCACAACGACGCCAACGTGATCTCCGTCGGCGCCCGCCAGCACTCCGAGGACGAGCTGGAGAACCTCATCGACCTGTTCCTGGCCGAGCCCTTCACCGGCGAGGAGCGCCACCAGCGCCGAATCGACCTGATGGCGCGATATGAGCAGACCGGCGGCTACGGCGACCCCGCCTCGCCCACCGCGCCGTAA